From Paenibacillus physcomitrellae, the proteins below share one genomic window:
- a CDS encoding YqeG family HAD IIIA-type phosphatase yields MFEKFMPKLRVDTVFDIDLEDLYTKGYRGIITDLDNTLVGAKDPLSNPKLVAWFEYVKKCGFQLVIVSNNNMNRVSKFATPLNIEFVHQARKPSNAPFRRAMNMMNLQPQEMIVIGDQLMTDVLGGNRLGLFTVLVLPISVGDEGIGTRFNRRLERFVKGRLNKAGLWLEEEKNK; encoded by the coding sequence TTGTTTGAGAAATTTATGCCCAAATTGCGGGTCGATACGGTGTTTGACATCGATCTGGAGGATCTGTATACCAAAGGGTACAGAGGAATCATTACGGATTTGGACAATACGCTGGTAGGAGCCAAGGATCCTTTATCTAATCCAAAGCTTGTGGCGTGGTTTGAATATGTAAAGAAATGCGGATTTCAATTGGTGATCGTATCCAACAATAACATGAACAGGGTGTCCAAGTTTGCGACTCCTTTAAATATCGAATTTGTGCATCAGGCGCGCAAGCCTTCCAATGCCCCGTTCAGACGAGCCATGAATATGATGAATTTGCAGCCTCAGGAGATGATCGTCATCGGGGATCAGCTGATGACCGATGTTTTGGGCGGAAACCGTCTGGGGCTGTTTACTGTGCTTGTCCTGCCGATTTCGGTAGGGGATGAAGGGATTGGAACGAGGTTTAACCGCAGACTTGAACGTTTTGTCAAAGGACGGCTGAATAAAGCCGGGCTTTGGCTCGAGGAGGAAAAGAACAAATGA
- a CDS encoding DUF58 domain-containing protein, whose product MSRIKLRSLKRSRRLSGIKLFGFVWAICLLYVLFQGGKTSIMLFVMVSLLAVYWFLNLLGTKLKTRGSRALSTNEDQRQLQAGDQVRIKFRMEPPRFLPVPYVIVREVLKRHSGESWSFEESVVPKVRSGGELVYQTPPLERGSYSFTDTELVYEDIFGLVEHKRMMSVPGNFQVLPRTVFVPRWQLFERGLRFAGPQTQQAQSRHETTQIGGVRDYVPGDRMTRIHWNATARTGELKSKEFEHESMPNTMLILDGNGESYPHPDQFELAVSTTASLLDYGGRNRIRMGLCTLNAFPNIFPPELGQQQQMLHHLVDLLPDGKGYSYGYEFMESQGHLFRSGMLLVYISPQSLEGSSRLFQFARQRQMSLYHIQIGSQANKGMGLTAPQKNLWSPAGIQGTYLNAIEELPAAVGGGRV is encoded by the coding sequence ATGTCCCGAATCAAATTAAGAAGCCTGAAGAGAAGCCGCAGACTTTCCGGCATCAAGCTGTTTGGCTTCGTTTGGGCAATATGTTTATTGTATGTTCTGTTTCAGGGCGGCAAAACGTCCATCATGCTGTTTGTGATGGTCTCCCTGCTGGCCGTATATTGGTTTCTGAATCTGCTTGGAACCAAACTGAAGACACGCGGATCAAGAGCTTTGTCTACGAACGAGGACCAGCGGCAGCTGCAAGCCGGGGACCAGGTGCGTATCAAGTTTCGTATGGAACCTCCACGGTTTCTGCCGGTTCCGTACGTGATTGTGCGTGAAGTGCTGAAGCGTCACAGCGGGGAATCGTGGTCCTTTGAGGAAAGCGTCGTTCCGAAGGTTCGCTCCGGCGGCGAACTGGTCTACCAGACGCCCCCGCTTGAACGGGGCAGCTATTCTTTTACGGATACGGAGCTGGTCTACGAGGATATATTCGGCCTTGTGGAGCATAAACGTATGATGAGCGTTCCGGGGAACTTTCAGGTTCTTCCCAGAACTGTCTTTGTTCCTAGGTGGCAGCTGTTTGAACGCGGGCTTCGTTTTGCCGGGCCTCAGACGCAGCAGGCCCAATCCCGTCATGAAACAACGCAAATCGGCGGGGTGCGCGACTATGTCCCCGGGGATCGTATGACGCGGATTCACTGGAACGCCACGGCTAGAACCGGAGAGCTGAAGTCCAAGGAATTTGAGCACGAATCTATGCCGAATACGATGCTGATTCTTGATGGCAACGGGGAGAGCTATCCGCATCCCGATCAATTTGAGCTGGCTGTTTCCACAACGGCTTCGCTGCTGGATTATGGCGGACGGAACCGGATTCGGATGGGTTTATGTACACTGAACGCGTTTCCGAACATTTTCCCGCCTGAGCTGGGTCAGCAGCAGCAAATGCTGCACCATCTGGTTGATCTGCTTCCTGACGGCAAAGGTTATTCTTATGGCTATGAGTTTATGGAGTCCCAGGGTCATCTGTTCCGCAGCGGCATGCTGCTGGTCTATATTAGCCCGCAATCTCTGGAGGGCTCTTCAAGACTGTTCCAATTTGCCCGCCAGCGTCAGATGTCCCTTTACCATATTCAAATCGGCAGCCAGGCTAATAAGGGCATGGGATTAACCGCACCCCAGAAGAATTTGTGGTCGCCGGCCGGAATTCAAGGTACGTATCTAAATGCGATTGAGGAGCTTCCCGCTGCGGTAGGGGGTGGGCGAGTATGA
- the yqeH gene encoding ribosome biogenesis GTPase YqeH, with translation MTTAQETSAQPRCSGCGISLQTTDTSKPGFVPEKALQNDPVICQRCFRIKNYNESSSVTPDQDEFLRLLGQIGTKDALVIHIVDIFDFQGSVISGLQRFIGNNPVLLAVNKIDLLPKVSNWNKIRNWVQKQAKDAGLKVEDVILCSAKQNDGFDRLLDAVGRYRGDRDVYVVGATNVGKSTLINRLIRDYSDLEQELTTSRYPGTTLDMVNIPLDDGKYIVDTPGIMYPSRYTEIVDTRDLGVLLPEKALKPAVYQLNEGQTLFFGGFARFDFIQGTGHHHSFTCFVSGRVPIHRTKLERADQLFADHAGELLSPPTKDNIEKLPVWTRHEFRIAKGSHSDVFISGLGWVKVNSDQGSIIAVHAPKGVKVMVRESLI, from the coding sequence ATGACAACCGCTCAAGAAACCTCCGCACAGCCGCGCTGCAGCGGCTGCGGAATTTCCTTGCAGACTACAGATACAAGCAAACCGGGATTTGTGCCGGAGAAGGCGCTGCAGAACGATCCAGTTATTTGTCAGCGCTGTTTCCGGATTAAAAATTACAATGAATCCTCATCTGTAACCCCCGATCAGGATGAATTCCTGCGTCTCTTGGGCCAGATTGGCACCAAAGATGCGCTGGTGATTCATATCGTGGATATTTTTGATTTCCAGGGCAGTGTCATCAGCGGGCTGCAGCGTTTCATCGGCAACAATCCCGTTCTGCTGGCTGTCAATAAAATTGACTTGCTGCCGAAGGTTTCGAATTGGAACAAAATCCGTAACTGGGTGCAGAAGCAGGCTAAAGATGCGGGTCTTAAAGTGGAGGACGTCATTTTGTGCAGCGCCAAGCAGAACGACGGGTTTGACCGTCTGCTGGATGCTGTCGGCAGATATCGTGGGGATCGTGACGTCTATGTCGTTGGAGCTACTAATGTCGGCAAATCGACGCTGATTAACCGTTTGATTCGCGATTACAGCGACCTGGAGCAGGAGCTGACTACCTCCCGTTATCCGGGGACAACGCTGGATATGGTCAATATTCCGCTGGATGACGGCAAGTATATCGTGGATACGCCGGGGATTATGTATCCTTCCCGTTATACAGAGATCGTGGACACACGAGATTTAGGTGTACTGCTGCCGGAGAAGGCGCTTAAACCGGCTGTTTACCAGCTTAATGAAGGACAGACGCTGTTCTTTGGCGGGTTTGCACGGTTTGATTTCATTCAGGGAACAGGACATCATCATTCCTTTACCTGCTTTGTGAGCGGACGGGTGCCGATTCACCGGACCAAGCTGGAACGGGCGGATCAGCTGTTTGCAGACCATGCGGGAGAGCTGCTGTCCCCGCCAACCAAAGACAATATCGAGAAATTGCCTGTTTGGACAAGACACGAGTTCCGGATTGCCAAAGGCTCTCATTCGGATGTGTTTATTTCCGGTCTGGGCTGGGTCAAGGTCAACAGCGATCAGGGATCGATCATTGCCGTCCATGCCCCTAAAGGCGTTAAAGTAATGGTGCGGGAATCGCTGATTTAA
- a CDS encoding transglutaminase TgpA family protein: protein MNKLRSGSRSWYYLASVVWLFILAYQWYRFTEPVWLDKTSNLVLYTLIVTAAAEFLPIGSVFRWLVKLAAMAVLHIRLLGIYHIFSDQYAYLPISMKIRAAVEQLAPYIWFTVAAWALFELAVRVIERRSRILIFLGLNIIAFTIFDSFTPYSLWTETAWVVFAGMGWLVSNHFRRMELNHPRGWKALRRRPLRIVANIAFIFAAVLWIGVSMPTISPVLEDPYTLMQKYWNGGNTTSAGGASNGEASGKSGSGTSGTTSGYSRDDSKLGGGFQFDSSPVMNVVSDSRAYWRGETREYYTGTGWIDDARENTGPRSAESGEGVVNPQGGTAAKHQITQRITMLNQEKYPVLFGAYSITQVDIPTEPEEADARPKLIWSGKRATMYWGGFTSGSRGNGNYPRQYTVVSEVPEYSEDELQKETFDQLYGTESDDKQAYLQLPSAFPDRVKDLAEQVTASTDTPYGKIMLLRDYLRTNFRYTNTPDLSKKTTHDFVDSFLFEIKEGYCDYFSTALVMMARSLDIPARWVKGYAPGQLGTASDLAEKAGDPDNQLETYMVTNADAHSWAEVYLGETYGWVPVEATPGFSLPDTAPVQEQEDEPVDEQQPEEEEEASQPDQPAQADVSDSSISASVISWILAAALVLWAAFATWRNRTALYFMMLRLKHGQHLSSADKVVAESRRWLAIMKRQGYKRAEHETIRETVMRWEREHPEVAELLEPLLRQFEQAKYSAETVGEEDWRTTIRLSRQLKVFLLEQKRKQTG, encoded by the coding sequence ATGAATAAGCTTCGAAGCGGGTCAAGGTCATGGTATTATCTGGCTTCGGTGGTTTGGCTGTTCATTTTAGCTTATCAATGGTACAGGTTTACGGAGCCTGTTTGGCTGGATAAAACGTCGAACCTCGTTTTGTATACGCTGATCGTGACCGCTGCCGCTGAGTTTCTACCGATCGGTTCAGTATTCAGGTGGCTGGTAAAGCTTGCTGCTATGGCTGTCCTTCATATTAGATTGTTAGGCATTTATCACATTTTCTCGGACCAATATGCTTATCTTCCTATTTCTATGAAAATACGGGCGGCCGTGGAACAATTGGCGCCTTATATCTGGTTTACGGTTGCGGCTTGGGCTTTATTTGAGCTCGCTGTCCGCGTTATAGAACGGCGCAGCCGGATTCTTATTTTTCTTGGACTAAATATTATTGCTTTTACCATTTTTGATTCTTTCACTCCTTATTCCTTATGGACCGAAACCGCTTGGGTCGTATTTGCCGGCATGGGCTGGCTGGTCAGCAATCATTTCCGGCGGATGGAACTGAACCATCCCCGGGGCTGGAAGGCGCTGCGCAGAAGACCGCTGCGGATTGTTGCCAATATCGCTTTCATATTCGCTGCCGTGCTGTGGATTGGAGTGAGTATGCCTACCATCAGCCCGGTGCTTGAAGATCCTTATACGCTTATGCAGAAATATTGGAACGGCGGGAATACCACGAGTGCTGGAGGTGCTTCAAACGGCGAAGCCTCCGGTAAATCCGGAAGCGGAACTTCGGGGACTACTTCCGGATACAGCCGGGACGACAGCAAGCTGGGCGGCGGATTTCAGTTCGACAGCAGTCCGGTCATGAACGTGGTGTCGGATTCCAGAGCTTATTGGCGAGGGGAAACCCGGGAATATTATACCGGTACAGGCTGGATTGACGATGCCCGGGAGAACACGGGACCGAGATCAGCCGAATCCGGAGAAGGTGTGGTGAATCCGCAGGGCGGTACGGCTGCTAAACACCAGATCACCCAGCGGATTACGATGCTGAATCAGGAGAAGTATCCGGTGCTCTTTGGGGCTTATTCCATTACGCAAGTGGACATTCCGACAGAACCGGAGGAAGCTGATGCAAGACCCAAGCTGATCTGGAGCGGCAAAAGAGCGACCATGTACTGGGGCGGCTTCACCAGCGGCTCCAGAGGCAATGGTAATTATCCTCGGCAGTACACGGTAGTTTCGGAGGTACCCGAATACTCGGAAGACGAGCTGCAAAAGGAGACTTTTGATCAGCTGTACGGTACGGAAAGTGATGATAAGCAGGCTTATTTGCAGCTGCCCTCCGCTTTTCCTGACCGGGTAAAGGATCTGGCAGAGCAGGTAACAGCTTCGACAGATACGCCTTACGGCAAAATTATGCTGCTAAGAGATTATTTAAGGACTAATTTCAGATATACCAATACGCCTGATCTCAGCAAGAAAACGACCCATGATTTCGTGGACAGCTTTCTGTTTGAAATTAAGGAAGGGTACTGCGATTATTTCTCGACTGCCCTTGTCATGATGGCGCGTTCCTTGGATATTCCGGCCCGCTGGGTCAAGGGTTATGCCCCCGGACAGCTGGGAACGGCTTCGGATTTGGCTGAGAAAGCTGGTGATCCGGATAATCAACTTGAGACTTATATGGTAACCAACGCCGATGCGCATTCCTGGGCGGAGGTATACTTAGGAGAAACTTACGGATGGGTTCCTGTTGAGGCGACTCCCGGGTTTTCGCTGCCGGATACGGCGCCCGTTCAGGAGCAGGAGGATGAACCTGTCGATGAACAGCAGCCTGAAGAAGAGGAAGAGGCGTCCCAGCCCGACCAGCCGGCTCAGGCTGATGTTTCAGACAGCTCTATATCGGCTTCCGTTATCAGCTGGATCTTGGCCGCAGCACTCGTGCTGTGGGCTGCGTTTGCCACATGGAGAAACCGTACAGCCCTTTATTTCATGATGCTCCGGTTGAAACACGGTCAACATCTGTCGAGTGCGGACAAAGTGGTTGCGGAATCCCGGCGATGGCTGGCTATTATGAAACGTCAGGGATACAAGAGGGCTGAGCATGAAACAATAAGGGAAACTGTAATGCGCTGGGAGCGCGAGCATCCGGAGGTTGCAGAACTTTTGGAACCTCTGCTTAGACAGTTCGAGCAGGCTAAATACAGCGCTGAAACAGTTGGTGAAGAAGATTGGAGAACAACGATCCGGCTGTCCAGGCAATTAAAGGTTTTCTTGCTTGAACAGAAACGGAAGCAAACCGGATAA
- a CDS encoding AAA family ATPase, whose translation MPLNPESLAVVSAVRTNLESCILGKSFEIRLLLTALLAGGHVLIEDVPGTGKTQLIKALAKSMNGEYRRVQCNPDILPSDITGVSIYHPHEQKFVFRPGPVMTNLLLADEINRATTKTQSALLEVMEERSVTVDGVTYSLPHPFMLCATQNPIDFEGTYLLPEAQLDRFMLKITMGYPDAETEKKMVLAQQVVQPVDALVPVTDMYRVAQLQQEVREVHISEAVTEYLLDVVRATRQHSAVLLGASPRASLAFMAAVKAYAFLDGRDFVLPDDIKMLAPYVLSHRMMLRPESRQGAHHAGVVLRSILEQIQVPVSVGR comes from the coding sequence ATGCCCTTAAACCCCGAATCATTAGCTGTTGTTTCCGCTGTTAGAACGAATTTGGAATCCTGCATCCTGGGGAAATCCTTTGAAATCAGGCTGCTGTTGACTGCCCTGCTGGCCGGCGGACATGTACTGATAGAAGATGTGCCGGGAACGGGGAAAACCCAATTAATCAAAGCGTTAGCGAAATCCATGAATGGAGAATACCGGCGTGTCCAGTGTAATCCGGACATTTTGCCGAGCGATATAACAGGCGTTTCCATTTATCATCCTCATGAGCAGAAATTCGTATTCCGTCCGGGCCCCGTAATGACCAACCTTCTGCTTGCTGATGAAATTAACCGTGCAACCACCAAAACCCAATCCGCGTTGCTTGAGGTTATGGAAGAACGCAGCGTTACGGTCGATGGCGTAACCTACTCGCTGCCGCACCCTTTTATGCTTTGTGCGACTCAGAATCCGATTGATTTCGAAGGCACGTACCTGCTGCCTGAAGCCCAGCTGGACCGCTTCATGCTCAAAATCACCATGGGATATCCGGATGCCGAAACGGAGAAAAAGATGGTGCTGGCTCAGCAAGTCGTCCAGCCGGTAGATGCTCTTGTTCCGGTCACCGACATGTACCGTGTCGCCCAGCTTCAGCAGGAGGTCCGTGAAGTGCATATCAGCGAAGCGGTTACCGAATATCTGCTGGACGTTGTCCGCGCTACGCGTCAGCACAGCGCCGTTTTGCTTGGAGCAAGTCCGCGGGCTTCCCTAGCGTTTATGGCAGCCGTCAAAGCTTATGCCTTCCTGGATGGCCGGGATTTTGTACTGCCGGACGATATTAAGATGCTCGCGCCTTATGTGTTAAGCCATCGCATGATGCTCCGTCCGGAATCCAGACAGGGCGCTCACCATGCCGGAGTTGTGCTTCGTTCCATTCTCGAGCAGATACAGGTGCCTGTATCGGTAGGGAGATAA